A window of Lawsonia intracellularis PHE/MN1-00 genomic DNA:
TAATTAAAAAATAAAATAATTATTTATAGACTGCTTTTAACAAGTATGATTTTTTTCAAGATATAGAAGAATATTAGAAGGAAAGCCTAAGAATTTTACATGATTTGTATATATATATATGCTGTAGTTGGTTACAGAGATTTTTTAACTCTTTTGTTGAAAGAAGATTAAGGTGTTGTTCTTGAGAAAGTTCTTTATATCCTAAAAGGTTAAGTAATTTCCTATGAAGAGGTTTAGGAAGCCAGTGGATTAAAGGAAGTAGGGAATGAAATTCTAAAGGATGCCAGCGATTTGGCGTTGTAAGAAAAACATATTTTTTTGCAACTCTGTAACACTCGTTGATAAAAGATTGTTGTTGTGAAGTACAGCCTGTATGTTCAATTACTGCTGAAGAAAAGACAAGATCAAATGTATTATCATTAAAAGGAAGTTTACAGCCATCGCCATAGACAAATTTAAGACCACTGTATTCTTTCTCTAACCAAGAGGCGTTTTGTTTAGAAAGTGCAACAATTTTTTCAGGATAAGGAAA
This region includes:
- a CDS encoding class I SAM-dependent methyltransferase; this translates as MSRVSLIHGIDYNLPLSFLSNISFNIRKRIFKRLKSYIDFSSLEHVLDIGVTSYKDNAESNFFEKLFPYPEKIVALSKQNASWLEKEYSGLKFVYGDGCKLPFNDNTFDLVFSSAVIEHTGCTSQQQSFINECYRVAKKYVFLTTPNRWHPLEFHSLLPLIHWLPKPLHRKLLNLLGYKELSQEQHLNLLSTKELKNLCNQLQHIYIYKSCKILRLSF